A genomic stretch from Theobroma cacao cultivar B97-61/B2 chromosome 4, Criollo_cocoa_genome_V2, whole genome shotgun sequence includes:
- the LOC18601548 gene encoding KH domain-containing protein HEN4, protein MAGQRNSYGKRAHSQSDYSENGSNKRRNPGDDREQFVIDSEDTVYRYLCPVRKIGSIIGRGGEIVKQLRAETKSKIRIGETVPGSEERVVTIYSSRDETNALEDGNNFVSPAQDALFRVHDKVVAEDLHGDEDSEGHQVTARLLVPSDQIGCVIGKGGQIVQNIRSETGAQIRILKDEHLPSCALSTDELVQISGEATVVKKALHQIASRLHENPSRSQHLLAAAMSNAYPAGGALLGPAAGAQIVGIAPLVGPYGGYKGDTGEWPRSLYSAPRDEMSSKEFSLRLVCPTANIGGVIGKGGAIINQIRQESGAVIKVDSSATEGDDCLITVSAKEFFEDTYSPTIEAAVRLQPRCSEKVERDSGIISFTTRLLVPTSRIGCLIGKGGSIVTEMRRITKANIRILSKESLPKIASEDDEMVQIAGDLDVAKDALVQITTRLRANVFDREGAVSALVPVLPYLPVPTEGTDSLSYESRDSKRHGRGHSYSGGYGSSDLGASDSYGSYGGPQIGGSSSAYGAYGGYSSGRGGPSGLSSHTPVSRRKNYGY, encoded by the exons ATGGCGGGTCAGAGGAATAGCTATGGAAAGCGGGCTCATTCTCAGTCTGATTATTCTGAGAATGGATCAAATAAGAGGAGAAATCCAGGTGATGACAGGGAACAATTTGTTATTGACTCAGAAGATACCGTATATCGGTACTTGTGCCCTGTAAGAAAAATAGGAAGCATTATTGGAAGGGGAGGGGAAATTGTTAAGCAATTAAGAGCAGAAACTAAATCAAAGATTAGGATTGGTGAGACAGTTCCTGGTTCTGAGGAGCGTGTGGTTACTATCTACAGCTCTAGGGATGAGACAAATGCCCTCGAAGATGGTAACAATTTTGTTTCTCCTGCTCAAGACGCTCTATTCAGGGTGCATGACAAAGTTGTAGCAGAAGATTTGCACGGTGATGAAGATTCTGAAGGTCACCAAGTCACTGCTCGGCTTCTTGTACCTTCTGATCAGATTGGATGTGTTATAGGAAAGGGTGGACAGATAGTTCAGAACATACGTAGTGAAACTGGTGCTCAGATTCGCATTCTTAAGGATGAGCACTTACCTTCTTGTGCCTTGAGCACAGATGAACTTGTACAG ATATCTGGGGAAGCTACAGTTGTGAAAAAGGCTCTGCATCAAATTGCTTCTCGCCTCCATGAGAATCCTTCACGATCTCAGCACTTGCTTGCGGCTGCCATGTCAAATGCATACCCTGCTGGTGGTGCACTGCTTGGTCCAGCTGCTGGTGCCCAGATCGTAGGAATAGCTCCATTGGTGGGTCCTTATGGAGGATACAAAGGTGACACTGGAGAATGGCCACGCTCCTTGTACTCGGCTCCAAGGGACGAGATGTCATCAAAAGAATTTTCTCTTCGTTTGGTTTGTCCAACTGCTAATATCGGAGGCGTGATTGGCAAAGGTGGTGCTATAATCAACCAGATCAGGCAGGAATCAGGTGCAGTCATCAAAGTTGATAGCTCAGCTACTGAAGGAGATGATTGCTTAATAACTGTTTCAGCCAAGGAG TTCTTTGAGGATACATATTCACCTACTATTGAAGCTGCTGTGCGGTTGCAACCTAGATGCAGTGAGAAGGTTGAAAGAGACTCTGGAATTATATCATTCACAACCCGCTTACTCGTGCCAACGTCACGCATTGGCTGCCTTATTGGTAAAGGAGGAAGTATTGTAACTGAGATGAGGAGGATTACAAAAGCTAATATTCGTATATTGTCGAAGGAAAGCCTTCCAAAGATTGCATCTGAAGATGATGAGATGGTCCAG ATTGCTGGAGACCTTGATGTTGCAAAGGATGCTCTCGTACAAATAACAACGCGGTTAAGAGCAAATGTTTTTGATAGGGAAGGTGCTGTTTCTGCATTAGTCCCAGTTTTGCCGTATCTTCCTGTGCCAACAGAGGGAACAGACAGTTTGAGTTATGAAAGTAGAGACAGCAAAAGGCATGGACGTGGCCATTCTTACTCTGGTGGTTATGGCTCCAGCGATTTAGGTGCTAGTGACAGCTATGGAAGCTATGGGGGTCCCCAG ATTGGTGGTAGTAGCAGTGCTTATGGAGCTTATGGAGGTTATTCTTCAGGACGTGGTGGCCCTTCTGG GTTATCCAGCCATACCCCTGTTTCCCGGCGCAAAAACTATGGGTACTAA